From one Candidatus Thioglobus sp. NP1 genomic stretch:
- a CDS encoding electron transfer flavoprotein subunit alpha/FixB family protein encodes MSALVLIELNGSEVSASSRAAITAASQLTDNIDALVLTNASSNSASVAALAGIITVKMIVDAALENANVEVASKLVADAMSDYKFLVSGSSTYSKNILPRVGALLDVQPISDVCEIKSNNTFVRPLYAGNIMATVESSDETIVMTVRATAFEHSSDGGSAQVETLSVDIPESNSTFISLQESQSERPELTTAERIVSGGRGLGSEENFVLIEQLADKLDAAVGASRAAVDAGFISNDYQVGQTGKVVAPKLYLAVGISGAIQHLAGMKDSQVIVVINSDPDAPMSRMADLVWQVDLFDALKELNDYKV; translated from the coding sequence ATGTCTGCACTTGTCTTAATTGAATTAAATGGATCAGAAGTCAGCGCTAGTAGCAGAGCTGCTATTACTGCTGCTTCTCAACTTACTGATAATATTGATGCATTAGTATTAACTAATGCATCATCAAACTCAGCTTCTGTTGCTGCACTTGCAGGGATAATTACTGTCAAAATGATTGTTGATGCCGCATTAGAAAATGCAAATGTAGAAGTTGCTAGTAAATTAGTTGCTGATGCTATGAGTGATTACAAATTTCTAGTTTCTGGATCTTCAACATACAGTAAAAATATTCTTCCACGTGTTGGTGCACTTTTAGATGTTCAGCCAATCTCTGATGTTTGCGAAATTAAATCGAACAATACATTTGTTCGTCCTTTGTATGCTGGAAACATTATGGCAACTGTAGAATCATCTGATGAAACTATCGTAATGACTGTTAGAGCTACTGCCTTTGAACATTCTAGTGATGGTGGATCAGCTCAAGTTGAGACTCTATCTGTAGATATTCCTGAGTCAAACTCAACCTTTATTTCTCTTCAGGAGTCTCAATCAGAGAGGCCTGAGTTAACAACAGCTGAAAGAATTGTCTCTGGTGGACGTGGTCTTGGATCTGAAGAAAATTTTGTATTAATTGAGCAACTTGCTGATAAACTTGATGCAGCAGTAGGAGCTTCAAGAGCAGCAGTAGACGCTGGATTTATTTCTAACGACTACCAAGTTGGGCAAACAGGTAAGGTTGTTGCGCCAAAACTCTATTTAGCAGTTGGAATATCTGGAGCTATCCAACATCTTGCTGGAATGAAAGACTCACAGGTCATCGTTGTCATTAATAGTGATCCAGATGCACCTATGTCGAGAATGGCTGATTTAGTTTGGCAAGTAGATTTATTTGATGCATTAAAAGAATTGAACGATTATAAGGTCTAG
- a CDS encoding electron transfer flavoprotein subunit beta/FixA family protein, which yields MKIIIPIKRVLDPYTQARVNSQTQQVDLANAKMAMNPFCEIAVEEALTIKESGSASETIAVSIGTDKTVDTLRTALAMGVDRAIFIKTESELDLQPLHVGKILANIIKREEAELIIMGKQAVDNDNNQTGQILSGLLNYSLGTFISEFKLSDDASSVEVSREIDSGIETRKLSLPSIVTVDLRLNEPRYASLPNIMKARSKPLETIELSSLDIDTSPRIKVISVEESGTKDRASKQISSAEEFFSELNQLGVL from the coding sequence ATGAAAATAATTATTCCAATTAAACGTGTACTGGATCCTTATACTCAGGCACGAGTAAATAGTCAAACACAACAAGTAGATCTTGCTAATGCTAAGATGGCAATGAACCCATTTTGTGAAATTGCAGTTGAGGAAGCCTTAACTATTAAAGAGAGTGGTTCTGCTAGTGAAACAATTGCAGTTAGTATTGGTACAGATAAGACAGTGGACACTCTGAGAACTGCTCTTGCTATGGGAGTTGATCGTGCTATTTTTATTAAAACTGAATCTGAGCTTGATCTGCAACCATTACATGTTGGTAAGATTCTAGCGAATATTATTAAACGTGAAGAAGCAGAGCTCATTATTATGGGCAAACAAGCTGTTGATAATGATAATAACCAAACTGGTCAGATATTGTCAGGCCTTCTGAATTACTCCCTTGGAACATTCATTTCTGAATTTAAACTAAGTGATGATGCCTCTAGTGTAGAAGTTAGTCGTGAAATAGACTCTGGTATTGAAACTAGAAAACTTAGTCTCCCTTCAATTGTTACAGTTGATTTAAGATTAAATGAGCCAAGATATGCTTCATTACCAAATATTATGAAAGCAAGATCAAAACCGCTAGAAACTATTGAATTATCTAGTCTTGATATTGATACTTCTCCAAGAATTAAAGTAATCAGTGTTGAGGAGTCAGGAACCAAGGATAGAGCTTCGAAGCAAATAAGTTCAGCTGAAGAGTTCTTCTCAGAATTAAACCAATTGGGAGTCTTATAA
- a CDS encoding ATP-binding protein has product MRHFKLNIGTKLFILYFLVSSTLVWFFAYRTSIESAKSVMIEVSSLMSRVASQNNKDGEIDLETFEGLVVNYLRSQKNTVAIESNQKLENLAIYVTNKDGLLVLDSRGLALGIDMRVLNQVDSVLKGEEDIIRVVTELIPGPKKGRGAITEWFYKSEFLHASNPIYSNTGEVIGALVVVAPMMDLLDINYLFKFIFYIFLISLIFGVLGSYRISRNIRRIQKYTTSLFKGEDVSMPDLNIQFDSLAKTIEDARNEVELKDDVEQYISTLAHELRTPIAGIQLTAGVLLEPMSDEKRKGFIENILESNKHMDLLVTRLLDLSRIERLEELTRIEKLKIVSVVNDVLNAPIRIKAIASKKIKVVIEIAKKSTINAEKILLEQAIGNIINNALDFSPTGGTITIKASETNTAMSIVVLDDGPGIPDHVLRKLFTRFFSVSRPDTGVRGNGLGLRFVKKIMKLHGGEITLQNRFIQKGAEAKLRFPISNN; this is encoded by the coding sequence ATGAGACACTTTAAATTAAATATTGGAACCAAACTTTTTATACTTTACTTTTTGGTAAGCTCAACATTGGTTTGGTTTTTTGCTTATAGAACCAGTATCGAATCTGCAAAATCAGTGATGATTGAAGTTTCAAGTTTAATGAGTAGAGTTGCTTCTCAAAATAATAAAGATGGTGAAATTGATCTAGAAACCTTTGAAGGCCTAGTGGTTAATTATTTGCGCTCACAAAAGAATACTGTAGCCATTGAATCCAATCAAAAACTTGAGAATCTCGCTATTTACGTCACAAACAAGGATGGCCTACTTGTTCTTGATTCAAGGGGTCTAGCTCTTGGTATAGATATGCGTGTCCTGAATCAAGTTGATTCGGTTCTAAAGGGTGAGGAAGATATTATCAGGGTTGTTACAGAACTCATTCCAGGACCAAAAAAAGGAAGAGGTGCTATCACTGAATGGTTCTATAAATCAGAGTTTCTCCATGCCTCAAATCCAATTTATAGTAATACTGGCGAGGTAATTGGGGCACTTGTAGTTGTTGCTCCAATGATGGACTTATTAGATATTAATTATTTATTTAAATTTATTTTTTATATATTTTTAATCTCATTAATTTTTGGAGTTCTTGGGAGTTATAGAATCTCTCGAAACATCCGCCGTATTCAAAAATATACCACTAGTCTATTCAAGGGAGAGGACGTTTCTATGCCAGATCTTAATATTCAGTTTGATAGTCTTGCTAAGACAATTGAAGATGCTAGAAATGAAGTAGAACTTAAAGATGATGTAGAGCAATATATTAGTACTCTAGCTCATGAACTTAGGACTCCAATAGCTGGAATTCAACTTACTGCAGGTGTTCTATTAGAACCAATGAGTGATGAAAAGAGAAAGGGATTTATTGAAAATATTTTAGAGTCAAATAAACATATGGATCTATTAGTAACTAGATTACTTGATCTTTCAAGAATAGAGCGGTTAGAGGAACTAACAAGAATCGAGAAATTAAAAATTGTTTCTGTAGTAAATGATGTCTTAAATGCACCTATTAGGATTAAAGCAATTGCAAGTAAAAAAATTAAAGTTGTTATAGAGATTGCTAAAAAATCAACCATAAATGCTGAAAAGATATTATTAGAACAAGCTATTGGAAATATTATAAATAATGCTCTAGACTTTAGCCCAACTGGAGGGACTATTACTATTAAGGCATCTGAAACAAATACTGCTATGTCAATAGTTGTTCTTGATGATGGTCCAGGCATACCTGATCATGTTCTAAGAAAGCTATTTACTCGATTTTTCTCTGTCTCTAGACCAGATACTGGGGTTAGAGGAAATGGTTTAGGACTTCGTTTTGTAAAGAAAATAATGAAACTTCATGGTGGTGAGATAACGCTTCAAAATCGCTTTATTCAAAAAGGTGCTGAAGCAAAATTAAGATTTCCAATTAGTAACAATTAA
- a CDS encoding response regulator, translating into MQQILIVEDDKTIAESIIFILEQDSFSCKWFDNGKDSIEYLDNNNVDLMLLDIGLPDMSGFDILRKVRKTHTLPIIIISARDDESDQVLGLEGLGANAYVTKPLSPRLVVAHVRSQLRNNRPNATPGDSKFSINQAMQRVVFNEIELTLTPIEFKILSHLIKNPNRVHSREDLMNIMWDSPHGSDTKTINTHIKSIRKSLKKIDDKAEYIETHRGIGYSLIE; encoded by the coding sequence ATGCAACAAATACTAATTGTAGAAGACGATAAAACCATTGCTGAAAGCATAATATTTATTCTTGAGCAGGATTCTTTTAGTTGTAAGTGGTTTGATAATGGCAAAGATTCAATTGAATATCTTGATAATAATAATGTCGATTTAATGCTTCTTGATATTGGCCTTCCTGATATGAGTGGTTTTGATATTCTTCGAAAAGTTAGAAAAACTCATACCCTTCCCATAATTATTATTTCTGCAAGAGATGATGAGTCTGACCAAGTTCTTGGTCTAGAGGGATTGGGTGCAAATGCTTATGTGACAAAGCCATTAAGCCCAAGATTAGTAGTGGCTCATGTTCGCTCCCAGTTAAGAAATAATCGTCCAAACGCAACTCCTGGTGATTCTAAATTCAGTATTAATCAAGCCATGCAAAGAGTTGTATTTAATGAAATTGAGCTAACTCTTACTCCTATAGAATTTAAAATTTTATCGCACTTAATTAAAAACCCTAATAGAGTTCATTCAAGAGAGGATTTGATGAATATTATGTGGGATAGTCCCCATGGATCAGATACAAAAACAATCAATACTCATATAAAGTCAATCCGCAAGAGTCTTAAAAAAATTGATGATAAGGCGGAGTATATTGAGACTCACAGGGGAATTGGATACAGTCTTATTGAATGA
- a CDS encoding peroxiredoxin: protein MRLSVIKPLFFLVFLLITSSSVLANLEVGDKAPNFILNDQNNESHQLSDYEGRWVILYFYPKDDTPGCTTQACDFRDAVKRIIASRSVVFGLSLDSVESHKRFSDKNNLPFSLLSDEEGVAAKSYDSLNNFMGYKSAKRNTFIIDPEGFLSKIYLSVDPKTHSQMVLNDLSLLQK, encoded by the coding sequence ATGCGTCTATCTGTTATTAAACCACTATTCTTTTTAGTATTTCTATTAATTACTTCTTCCTCAGTATTAGCCAATCTTGAAGTTGGAGATAAAGCTCCAAACTTCATTCTGAATGATCAAAACAATGAATCTCACCAATTGAGTGATTATGAGGGTAGGTGGGTAATTCTTTATTTTTATCCTAAAGACGATACTCCAGGTTGTACCACTCAAGCCTGCGACTTTAGAGATGCAGTTAAAAGGATTATTGCGAGCCGATCTGTTGTATTTGGTTTAAGTTTGGATAGTGTCGAGTCGCACAAACGCTTTTCTGATAAAAATAACTTGCCATTTTCACTATTATCAGATGAGGAGGGTGTGGCTGCAAAATCTTATGATTCTCTTAACAACTTTATGGGTTATAAAAGTGCAAAGCGTAATACTTTTATAATTGATCCTGAAGGCTTCCTATCCAAGATCTACCTTTCAGTAGATCCTAAAACACATTCACAGATGGTTTTAAATGACCTCTCTTTATTACAAAAATAA
- a CDS encoding GIY-YIG nuclease family protein: MTDIPTKKWIIYLLECGDKSLYCGITNDLDRRLKQHHGEINGGAKYTRSRKPLKIVYQENAISRGEALKREITIKKMSKKSKENLINNN; encoded by the coding sequence ATGACTGATATTCCTACAAAAAAATGGATAATTTATCTTCTTGAATGTGGGGATAAATCCCTCTATTGTGGAATCACTAATGACTTAGATAGACGTCTTAAACAACATCATGGTGAAATTAATGGTGGTGCAAAATATACTAGATCTAGAAAGCCATTAAAAATAGTTTATCAGGAGAATGCTATATCAAGAGGTGAGGCTTTAAAGCGTGAAATAACTATTAAAAAAATGTCAAAAAAATCTAAAGAAAATTTAATAAATAATAATTAG
- a CDS encoding MFS transporter yields the protein MLTNVMRSIWPLFLGVLFISLGNGLQGTLSSWRADYEGFSVITTGLVMSGYFLGAFASSLISPSQINKTGQIRTYAAYASIASTAILIQLLFIEPPVWFVSRFLSGFCVAGIMIIVEGWLNSISSNENRGQIFSIHMMVVWGGLAMGQGLFVVDDPKGVSLFLLASILLSISLIPILLTEIKAPESELQEYLGFKALWKASPSGVATIGISGLASAGFFGVGTIYAIKSGLSVSETALFMTLFIGFGALSQWPLGWLSDRIDRRKVILLCCSIVIGLCIILALFDFSKTTFLILNGLIGATTLPLYSLGVAQTNDRLKLSQMVSASGTIIFVYSVFAALGPFTMSYFLELFDSNGFLLYLSIVHLVIALTVFVMMFITEDVVESDQADFQVMAQTPSLVAMEVIAEEALESQIDLET from the coding sequence ATGTTAACTAATGTAATGCGCTCAATCTGGCCTCTATTTCTAGGTGTTTTATTCATAAGTCTAGGGAATGGTCTCCAAGGTACACTAAGTAGCTGGAGAGCAGATTATGAAGGCTTCTCAGTAATTACTACTGGACTCGTTATGTCAGGTTACTTTTTAGGCGCTTTTGCAAGCTCACTGATTTCACCAAGTCAAATCAATAAGACAGGCCAAATTAGAACTTATGCTGCATACGCCTCAATAGCCTCAACAGCAATTTTGATACAACTTCTTTTTATTGAGCCTCCTGTTTGGTTTGTATCAAGATTTCTTTCAGGCTTTTGCGTTGCAGGAATTATGATTATCGTTGAGGGCTGGCTAAATTCAATTTCTTCTAATGAAAATAGGGGGCAAATATTCTCAATACATATGATGGTCGTATGGGGTGGCTTAGCAATGGGCCAGGGTTTGTTTGTAGTTGATGATCCTAAAGGAGTGAGCTTATTCTTACTTGCTTCAATTTTACTTTCAATCTCACTGATACCTATTCTTCTAACTGAAATTAAAGCCCCTGAGTCTGAGCTTCAAGAGTATTTAGGCTTTAAAGCTCTTTGGAAGGCCTCACCTTCAGGCGTTGCTACAATTGGCATCTCTGGACTTGCTTCTGCTGGATTTTTTGGAGTTGGAACAATTTATGCCATTAAATCTGGTCTAAGTGTTTCTGAGACTGCATTATTTATGACACTTTTCATTGGTTTTGGTGCTCTATCTCAATGGCCATTAGGCTGGCTTTCTGACAGAATTGATCGCAGAAAGGTGATTTTATTATGTTGTTCAATAGTTATAGGTCTTTGTATTATTCTTGCTTTATTTGATTTTTCTAAGACTACATTCTTAATCTTAAATGGGTTAATTGGAGCAACAACATTACCTCTATATTCCCTTGGAGTAGCTCAAACTAATGATCGTCTAAAGCTGAGCCAAATGGTAAGTGCTAGTGGCACAATTATCTTTGTTTACAGTGTTTTTGCAGCATTAGGACCATTCACAATGAGTTATTTTCTTGAATTATTTGATAGTAATGGGTTTTTATTATATTTAAGTATAGTTCACCTAGTTATTGCACTAACAGTATTTGTAATGATGTTTATTACTGAGGACGTTGTAGAGTCAGATCAAGCAGACTTCCAAGTTATGGCTCAAACTCCAAGCTTAGTTGCAATGGAGGTAATAGCAGAGGAAGCTCTAGAATCGCAAATAGACTTAGAAACTTAG
- a CDS encoding amino acid synthesis family protein, with protein sequence MPLVIRKTLMHVEETLIEGNKKAKNPLILIAAVAVIKNPWVNLLKENVFIDDLKPGILDVAPELGEILTAMIVKEAGSGDKVEAYGKSAVVGLKGEIEHASGIIHTLRFGNFYREAVGAKSYLSFCNTRGGANAPIMIPLMDKNDVGRRSHYLTIHLSVPDAPADDEIVVALGASIGGRPHHRIGDRYQDLKDLGHDVDNPASV encoded by the coding sequence ATGCCTTTAGTAATAAGAAAAACCCTCATGCATGTTGAAGAAACGCTCATTGAGGGTAATAAAAAAGCTAAGAATCCACTTATTCTAATTGCTGCAGTTGCCGTAATAAAAAACCCTTGGGTCAATCTTTTAAAAGAGAATGTCTTCATTGATGATCTAAAACCTGGCATATTAGATGTTGCTCCTGAATTAGGAGAAATCTTAACAGCAATGATTGTTAAGGAAGCTGGATCTGGGGATAAAGTTGAAGCTTATGGAAAATCTGCAGTTGTTGGTCTCAAAGGTGAAATTGAACATGCCTCTGGAATAATTCATACGCTTCGTTTTGGTAACTTTTATCGTGAGGCTGTAGGAGCTAAATCATACTTATCATTTTGTAATACTCGAGGTGGAGCTAACGCTCCAATTATGATTCCTCTTATGGATAAAAACGATGTTGGTAGGAGGTCCCATTATTTGACTATTCATCTCTCTGTCCCAGATGCACCAGCAGATGATGAAATAGTCGTAGCATTAGGCGCATCAATTGGTGGCAGGCCTCATCATAGAATTGGTGATCGATATCAAGACTTAAAAGATTTAGGTCATGATGTGGATAACCCTGCAAGCGTTTAA
- a CDS encoding cupin domain-containing protein yields MHDRNIIDIHNVEFKPFDRYGAPVPNMSWHIISYDQISGQGSYVLKMDPGAQTVPHTHMGFEEFLIVEGELIDSDGMVFKKGEFVSFEPGSKHSSFSEIGALIIVFQRGLNQPLEEH; encoded by the coding sequence ATGCATGATAGAAACATAATAGATATCCACAATGTTGAATTTAAACCATTCGATCGTTATGGTGCTCCAGTTCCAAATATGAGCTGGCATATTATTAGTTATGATCAAATTTCAGGTCAAGGGAGTTATGTTTTAAAGATGGATCCAGGCGCACAAACTGTTCCCCATACTCATATGGGCTTTGAAGAATTTCTTATTGTAGAAGGTGAATTAATTGACTCAGATGGAATGGTTTTTAAAAAAGGTGAGTTTGTTTCCTTTGAGCCTGGAAGTAAGCACTCTTCATTTTCAGAGATTGGTGCATTAATTATTGTCTTTCAAAGAGGCTTAAACCAGCCCTTAGAGGAGCATTAG
- a CDS encoding phytanoyl-CoA dioxygenase family protein, whose translation MLTSKQIEEFDQNGYLVIADYIKKNQRDALMNRAKELINDFEPPSSHSVFTTNEQERTSDEYFLSSGDQIRFFFEEKAIDKNGNFTVPKQQSINKIGHAQHELDPIYKKVISELNFPVIGKQLGIKNPRQLQSMHIFKQPSIGGEVGLHQDSTFLYTTPMSCIGFWLALEDANIENGCLQAITGGHSIPLKKRFKLAANGGTEFEILDDSPWPNQSLDLLEVKAGSLIVLHGQLPHYSAANTSSRSRQAFSLHLVDQNCQYAEDNWLQSLI comes from the coding sequence ATGTTGACATCAAAACAAATTGAAGAATTCGATCAGAATGGCTACTTAGTTATTGCAGATTATATTAAGAAAAATCAAAGAGACGCATTAATGAATCGGGCAAAAGAATTAATTAATGACTTTGAACCACCCTCTTCACATTCTGTTTTTACAACTAATGAGCAAGAGCGCACTAGTGATGAATACTTTCTCAGCTCTGGTGATCAAATCCGTTTTTTTTTCGAAGAAAAGGCCATAGATAAAAATGGTAACTTTACGGTTCCTAAGCAACAATCAATTAATAAAATAGGTCATGCGCAACATGAGTTAGATCCAATTTATAAAAAAGTTATATCAGAATTAAATTTCCCAGTAATTGGTAAACAACTTGGTATAAAAAACCCACGTCAACTTCAATCTATGCATATCTTTAAACAACCAAGTATTGGTGGAGAGGTTGGGCTTCATCAAGACTCAACATTTCTTTACACAACTCCAATGAGTTGCATAGGATTTTGGTTGGCACTTGAAGATGCCAATATAGAGAATGGCTGTCTACAGGCTATTACTGGTGGTCATTCAATACCGCTTAAAAAGCGTTTTAAATTAGCAGCAAATGGTGGAACAGAATTTGAGATTTTAGATGATAGTCCATGGCCAAATCAATCTCTTGACCTTCTTGAGGTAAAGGCTGGCTCACTTATTGTGCTGCATGGCCAACTTCCCCATTATAGTGCTGCAAATACATCAAGCCGCTCTCGACAAGCTTTTAGTCTGCATTTAGTCGATCAAAATTGTCAATATGCTGAGGATAACTGGCTACAATCATTAATTTGA
- the alr gene encoding alanine racemase: MARKCTATINLSAIKKNYLYVKSLAPKSKVIAVVKANGYGHGAIKVASVLESNADILGVASIEEAIELRESEINKTPILLMEGIFEESELALIEKHNLIPTICNSLQLKWILNCHKFIKPVNVFIKYDSGMGRLGFQDDEFISAINSLEQSKNINNITMMTHFSDADNLESDSTLAQIKDFENIANARKYDSSLANSAGVMEWSKSHKDYVRPGIMLYGSSPFSNKPHIDKLSPVMSLSSPLTSIKNFKAGQSIGYGNRYICKNDMKIGVVAIGYGDGYPRSAKDGTPVFINGVKTVIAGKVSMDMITIDLTNVPEPKIGDSVELFGDNVSVDEVAHCCNTISYEIFTQITQRVYKTYV, encoded by the coding sequence ATGGCTAGAAAATGTACAGCTACAATTAACCTCAGTGCAATCAAGAAAAATTACTTATACGTTAAATCTTTAGCGCCAAAGTCAAAAGTAATAGCTGTAGTTAAGGCTAATGGATATGGTCATGGCGCAATAAAAGTGGCTAGTGTTCTAGAGAGTAATGCTGATATCCTTGGAGTTGCCAGTATTGAGGAAGCTATAGAGCTCAGGGAATCTGAAATAAATAAAACACCTATACTTCTGATGGAGGGCATATTTGAAGAGTCAGAGCTTGCACTTATAGAAAAACATAATTTAATTCCTACAATATGTAACTCATTACAACTCAAATGGATTCTGAATTGCCATAAGTTTATAAAGCCAGTAAATGTTTTTATTAAATATGACTCTGGAATGGGAAGACTAGGGTTTCAGGATGATGAATTTATAAGTGCAATTAATTCCCTTGAGCAAAGTAAAAATATTAATAATATCACTATGATGACTCATTTTTCTGATGCTGACAACTTAGAAAGTGATTCAACGCTAGCCCAGATAAAAGATTTTGAAAATATAGCAAATGCTAGAAAGTATGACTCATCACTAGCAAATTCAGCAGGAGTAATGGAATGGTCTAAATCTCATAAAGATTATGTTCGTCCAGGGATTATGCTTTATGGGTCATCCCCATTTTCTAATAAGCCTCATATAGATAAACTTTCTCCTGTTATGAGCCTATCTTCCCCACTAACGTCAATAAAAAATTTCAAAGCTGGACAATCAATTGGTTATGGAAATCGATATATATGTAAAAATGATATGAAAATTGGAGTTGTTGCTATTGGTTATGGTGATGGCTACCCAAGAAGTGCTAAAGATGGCACACCAGTCTTTATTAATGGTGTTAAGACAGTTATTGCAGGAAAGGTTTCAATGGATATGATTACTATTGATCTAACTAATGTACCCGAGCCCAAGATTGGAGATAGTGTGGAGCTTTTTGGGGATAACGTCTCAGTTGATGAGGTTGCACATTGTTGTAATACAATTTCATATGAAATTTTTACTCAAATTACGCAAAGAGTTTATAAGACTTATGTTTAA
- a CDS encoding D-amino acid dehydrogenase, whose protein sequence is MKVLVLGAGIIGTTSAYFLAKQGHDVTVIDRQDSVAMETSNSNAGQLSYAFSSPWAAPGLPLDLIKWTLTGRSPVVVNPNISFETTKFMYRMFKNCNPKSYELNKSRMLRVANYSQKCLLEIEKEIDVNYEQRKQGSLQLFWNLKDLEKAKKDTLILEKFNIKYELLDANACIKAEPGLQYIKNKLAGGLQFKNDFTGNCFIFANEIYKKCLAMGVKFEFNTHIESILLENNKVCAIKTNKGEISSDNYSVSLGSYSSKLLATIGIDIPVYPVKGYSITLPILNDKDAPQSTIMDDKNKIGITRLGDNVRVAGTAHLTDFNKELRAKSLRSLKNGLNNLFPMATSESSDVNFWTGFRPSTPDGTPIIGATPYSNLYLNTGHGTLGWTMSAGSGKLLASIISSTKPEISFDGIEMSRYNYSNKTALNYG, encoded by the coding sequence ATGAAAGTGTTGGTTTTAGGCGCTGGAATTATTGGCACAACCTCTGCATATTTTCTTGCAAAACAAGGGCATGATGTCACAGTTATTGACAGACAAGATAGTGTTGCAATGGAGACAAGTAACTCAAATGCTGGTCAATTATCTTATGCATTTTCCTCACCCTGGGCAGCACCAGGATTACCACTTGATCTTATTAAATGGACCCTAACAGGAAGATCACCAGTTGTGGTTAATCCCAATATCAGTTTTGAGACAACTAAATTTATGTATCGCATGTTCAAAAACTGTAATCCAAAAAGCTATGAGCTTAATAAAAGCAGGATGCTTAGAGTTGCTAATTATTCTCAAAAATGCTTATTGGAGATTGAAAAAGAAATAGATGTCAATTATGAACAAAGGAAGCAAGGTTCTTTACAACTATTTTGGAATCTAAAAGATCTTGAAAAGGCAAAAAAAGATACATTAATTTTAGAAAAATTTAATATTAAATATGAATTACTTGATGCTAACGCCTGCATAAAGGCAGAGCCAGGCCTTCAATATATAAAAAATAAGCTTGCAGGAGGTCTTCAGTTTAAAAATGACTTCACAGGAAATTGCTTTATTTTTGCAAATGAAATTTATAAAAAATGCCTCGCAATGGGCGTTAAATTTGAATTTAATACTCACATTGAATCAATACTTCTGGAAAATAATAAGGTCTGTGCAATTAAGACAAATAAAGGTGAAATAAGTTCTGATAATTACTCAGTATCTCTTGGGAGTTACTCATCAAAATTGCTTGCTACTATAGGTATAGATATTCCTGTATATCCCGTTAAAGGTTACTCTATTACTCTTCCTATCCTAAATGATAAAGATGCTCCTCAATCTACAATTATGGATGATAAAAATAAGATCGGTATAACTCGACTTGGAGATAATGTTCGTGTTGCAGGAACAGCTCATCTTACTGACTTCAATAAAGAGCTAAGAGCTAAATCACTGCGATCTTTAAAAAATGGCTTGAATAACCTTTTTCCTATGGCTACAAGTGAGTCTAGTGATGTTAACTTTTGGACTGGCTTTCGACCAAGTACGCCTGATGGAACACCTATTATCGGGGCTACGCCATATTCTAATTTATATTTAAATACTGGTCATGGGACCCTAGGATGGACAATGTCAGCGGGCTCGGGAAAACTATTAGCAAGTATAATATCGAGTACCAAGCCTGAAATCTCTTTTGATGGTATTGAAATGAGTCGCTACAACTATTCTAATAAAACTGCTCTTAATTATGGCTAG